In uncultured Umboniibacter sp., one genomic interval encodes:
- a CDS encoding MarR family transcriptional regulator, with protein sequence MQRYEELLVSIRQVIRAIDLYSKKLNKETGLTSSQLLVLQDIRQHEGTMVKDIANRITLSSATVTSILDRLEVRALVVRQRSENDRRRVGLFLTETGSATIEDAPTLLQEHFINRFESMEQWEQSQMVATMQRIASMMDAERIDASPVLEVGQLRVDPIAPK encoded by the coding sequence ATGCAGCGATACGAAGAGCTATTAGTGTCCATTCGACAGGTAATTCGGGCCATCGATTTGTATTCCAAAAAATTGAATAAAGAGACGGGTCTAACGAGTTCTCAGTTACTTGTTCTTCAGGATATTCGTCAACACGAAGGTACGATGGTGAAGGATATCGCCAATCGGATCACCCTAAGTTCGGCAACGGTTACCAGTATTTTAGACCGACTTGAAGTTCGGGCGCTTGTTGTCCGCCAGCGGTCAGAGAACGATCGACGTCGAGTAGGGCTGTTCTTAACGGAAACGGGAAGCGCTACGATTGAAGATGCGCCTACCCTGTTGCAGGAACATTTCATTAACCGTTTTGAGTCCATGGAACAGTGGGAGCAGTCGCAAATGGTCGCTACCATGCAGCGAATTGCTTCGATGATGGACGCCGAGCGAATTGATGCGTCACCCGTTCTTGAAGTGGGACAGCTGCGCGTTGATCCTATAGCCCCCAAGTAG
- a CDS encoding M3 family metallopeptidase, which yields MIKHTLKPLALAVAMGSLIACSPSNDSSMDEPTAAVAEMNNPLIAQWEGPYGGVPAFDEMSLEYLKPALEEGMRVNLIEVERIANQEAAPTFENTIVALEATGDDLGRVFTYYGIWSSNMSSPEFRAVQQEMAPKMSAFFSQINQNEALFARVKAVYEGEEMNSLRPDQQRLVTLTYNGFARNGATLDGEAKQRYAEIQQRLAELHTKFGNNVLADEEGYVVYLDEDQLGGLPGSFVSASASAAEARGQAGKYAITNTRSSMSPFLTYSDNRELREQVWNNYYSRGDNGGEFDNNAIIAEILQLRHERVNLLGYPNYASWRLEDRMAKNPENAMALMEAVWPAAIGRVAEEVADMQAIADAEGADITIAPWDYRYYAEKVRKAKYDLDSDEVKQYLQLDKLTQAMFYVAGELFNFEFTPVAEGSVPVFHPDVNVWEVTDKTTGENIGLWYLDPFARQGKRSGAWATSYRSHTTFQGPTNVLSSNNSNFVKASPGEPVLVSWDDATTFFHEFGHALHSLSSNVEYPSLNGGVRDYTEFQSQLLERWLSTPEVINNYLVHAETGEPMPAELFEKIQAASTFNQGFSTTEYLASALVDLKFHTVDPTGIDPDAFERETLADLNMPSELVMRHRTPHFGHIFSGEGYSAGYYGYMWADVLTSDASEAFAEAPGGFYDEDVAKRLVDYLFAPRNSMDPAEAYRLFRGSDAGIEPLMRDRGFPIPE from the coding sequence ATGATTAAACATACTTTAAAACCCTTAGCCCTTGCCGTTGCAATGGGTTCATTGATCGCTTGTTCCCCATCCAATGATTCTTCTATGGATGAGCCGACTGCAGCCGTTGCGGAAATGAACAACCCGCTAATTGCTCAGTGGGAAGGTCCCTACGGCGGCGTTCCAGCATTTGATGAAATGTCATTGGAGTATTTAAAGCCAGCCTTGGAAGAGGGTATGCGTGTAAATCTCATCGAGGTGGAACGTATCGCTAATCAAGAAGCGGCGCCAACCTTTGAAAATACGATCGTTGCGCTTGAGGCCACGGGTGATGATCTCGGCCGAGTCTTTACCTACTATGGTATTTGGTCTTCAAATATGTCTTCGCCGGAATTCCGTGCGGTTCAGCAGGAAATGGCACCTAAAATGAGTGCCTTCTTTTCACAAATTAACCAGAATGAAGCGCTTTTCGCCCGTGTAAAAGCGGTTTATGAAGGTGAGGAGATGAATTCGCTTCGCCCAGATCAGCAGCGTTTAGTCACGCTAACCTATAACGGCTTTGCGCGTAACGGCGCAACCTTAGATGGTGAGGCGAAGCAACGCTATGCAGAGATTCAGCAGCGCTTGGCGGAGCTACACACAAAGTTCGGTAATAACGTGCTTGCCGATGAAGAGGGCTATGTTGTCTATTTGGATGAAGATCAGTTAGGTGGTTTGCCAGGTTCATTCGTGAGTGCCTCGGCGTCGGCAGCTGAAGCTCGAGGTCAGGCAGGAAAGTATGCGATTACTAACACGCGATCGTCGATGTCGCCGTTCCTTACTTATTCAGATAATCGTGAGTTGCGCGAACAGGTGTGGAATAACTACTACAGCCGTGGTGACAACGGTGGTGAGTTCGATAATAACGCGATTATTGCGGAAATCCTGCAGTTGCGTCATGAACGCGTCAACTTATTAGGCTACCCAAACTATGCCTCGTGGCGCCTTGAAGATCGCATGGCTAAGAATCCGGAAAACGCAATGGCGTTGATGGAAGCAGTTTGGCCAGCCGCGATTGGTCGTGTGGCAGAAGAGGTTGCTGATATGCAAGCTATTGCCGATGCGGAAGGCGCTGATATCACTATCGCTCCCTGGGATTATCGTTACTACGCCGAGAAGGTACGTAAGGCCAAATATGACCTCGATTCGGACGAGGTTAAGCAATACCTACAATTGGATAAGCTGACTCAAGCTATGTTCTATGTGGCGGGAGAGTTGTTTAACTTTGAATTCACGCCAGTTGCCGAAGGCAGTGTTCCTGTTTTTCATCCCGATGTGAATGTCTGGGAAGTCACTGACAAGACGACGGGAGAGAATATTGGCCTTTGGTACTTAGATCCGTTTGCGCGTCAAGGTAAGCGCTCGGGGGCCTGGGCAACGTCTTATCGCTCACACACCACCTTCCAAGGGCCGACCAACGTTTTGAGTTCTAACAACTCAAACTTCGTAAAGGCCTCGCCTGGCGAGCCGGTATTAGTCTCGTGGGATGATGCGACTACTTTCTTCCATGAATTTGGACATGCCTTGCACTCGCTATCTTCAAACGTTGAATACCCATCTCTTAACGGCGGTGTTCGAGATTACACCGAGTTCCAGAGTCAGTTGTTAGAGCGTTGGTTAAGTACCCCAGAAGTCATTAACAACTATCTGGTTCATGCGGAAACTGGCGAACCTATGCCAGCGGAGTTGTTTGAGAAGATTCAAGCTGCTTCGACGTTTAATCAGGGTTTCTCCACGACCGAATATTTAGCAAGTGCGCTGGTAGATCTGAAGTTTCATACCGTTGATCCAACGGGGATTGATCCTGATGCATTTGAGCGTGAGACGCTTGCGGACCTGAATATGCCGAGTGAGTTAGTTATGCGTCATCGTACTCCGCACTTTGGCCACATCTTTTCAGGTGAGGGCTATTCGGCGGGTTACTATGGTTATATGTGGGCCGATGTGCTCACCTCTGATGCTTCAGAAGCCTTTGCTGAAGCGCCTGGTGGCTTCTACGATGAAGACGTCGCAAAACGTTTAGTGGACTATTTGTTTGCGCCGCGTAATTCGATGGATCCAGCTGAGGCATATCGCCTATTCCGTGGTAGTGATGCGGGTATTGAGCCGTTGATGCGCGATCGAGGTTTCCCGATTCCGGAGTAA
- the ttcA gene encoding tRNA 2-thiocytidine(32) synthetase TtcA gives MTIADPRRTKHELDKLQKRIRRNVGQAIADFNMIEEGDKIMVCLSGGKDSYAMLDVLLGLQKTAPVKFELVAVNLDQKQPGFPEHILPAYLDTVGVEYHILEKDTYSIVKSVVPEGKTTCGLCSRLRRGSLYGFAEEIGANKIALGHHRDDIIETLFLNMFYGGTLKAMPPKLLSDDKRNVVIRPLAYCPEEDLIALAEAKEFPIIPCNLCGSQENLQRQNIKAMLAEWNVKHPGRIQNIFGAIRNVKPTQLADTDLFDFSNLVIDRQSGLEIINAVNVG, from the coding sequence ATGACTATCGCCGATCCACGACGCACTAAACATGAGCTAGACAAACTGCAGAAACGCATTCGTCGCAATGTGGGGCAGGCTATCGCTGACTTCAACATGATTGAAGAGGGCGATAAAATAATGGTCTGTCTTTCTGGTGGCAAAGACTCCTATGCAATGCTAGATGTTCTCCTGGGTCTTCAAAAGACCGCGCCGGTGAAGTTTGAGCTGGTAGCAGTGAATCTGGATCAGAAACAACCAGGTTTCCCCGAACATATACTTCCAGCTTATCTTGATACCGTGGGTGTTGAGTACCATATACTCGAAAAAGATACTTATTCAATCGTTAAGTCAGTGGTGCCCGAGGGCAAGACTACTTGCGGGTTATGTTCACGCCTTCGCAGAGGTTCACTGTATGGCTTTGCCGAAGAAATTGGTGCGAACAAAATAGCGCTGGGACATCACCGAGACGATATTATTGAGACCTTATTCCTCAATATGTTTTACGGCGGAACGCTCAAAGCGATGCCACCGAAATTGTTGTCCGATGACAAGCGTAATGTGGTGATTCGACCACTCGCCTACTGCCCAGAGGAAGATTTGATTGCGTTAGCTGAGGCGAAGGAATTTCCAATCATTCCGTGCAACCTCTGTGGATCCCAGGAAAACTTGCAGCGTCAAAACATCAAAGCAATGCTTGCCGAGTGGAATGTGAAGCACCCTGGACGAATTCAGAATATCTTTGGTGCTATTCGAAATGTTAAGCCCACCCAATTGGCGGATACCGATCTCTTTGATTTCTCTAACTTAGTGATTGATAGGCAGTCTGGGCTAGAAATTATCAATGCCGTCAATGTTGGCTAG
- a CDS encoding cupin domain-containing protein produces the protein MKFLRFDPSTVAVEIERPAAEKLLAGDPEFRTWNYEDVDGTRFAGVWESTPGKWTVSYDEWEFCHILKGVSILTSDDGDIQTLRAGDSFVIRPGFTGTWEVVETTAKEYVIQL, from the coding sequence ATGAAGTTTTTACGATTTGATCCATCAACCGTAGCGGTTGAAATTGAGCGCCCCGCAGCGGAAAAGTTGTTAGCGGGTGATCCTGAATTCCGCACTTGGAACTACGAAGACGTTGATGGTACCCGCTTTGCCGGCGTGTGGGAGTCTACGCCTGGGAAGTGGACCGTCAGCTACGATGAGTGGGAGTTTTGTCATATTCTCAAAGGTGTTTCTATCCTGACAAGTGACGATGGTGACATCCAAACTCTTCGGGCAGGCGATAGTTTTGTTATTCGTCCAGGCTTTACAGGTACCTGGGAAGTGGTAGAAACTACAGCCAAAGAATATGTGATTCAGCTTTAA
- a CDS encoding arylesterase, whose amino-acid sequence MRQFFSLIVLLSALLAPTSHADRWIVLGDSISAGYGFDLDQGWVNLFRERLSDNGDHEVINASISGETTGGALARLPNLLAQKPADWMIVELGGNDGLRGYPINSIRENLDQIVTLAQANGTQVILVSMQIPPNYGPRYTRQFRAVYDELTEKYELIQVEIFLETVATDPELMQNDGIHPKAEAQGELLNNVWPAIETAMLLSEENIKD is encoded by the coding sequence ATGCGCCAATTCTTCAGCTTAATCGTCCTGTTATCCGCGCTACTAGCACCGACTAGTCACGCGGATCGCTGGATAGTGCTAGGTGATAGCATCAGTGCCGGCTATGGTTTCGATCTTGACCAGGGTTGGGTCAACTTATTTAGGGAGCGATTATCCGACAATGGTGATCATGAAGTAATCAACGCCAGTATCAGCGGCGAAACCACTGGCGGAGCGCTAGCACGATTACCAAACTTACTTGCACAGAAACCAGCTGACTGGATGATTGTGGAGCTTGGTGGCAACGACGGCCTCCGTGGCTACCCCATCAATAGCATTCGGGAAAATCTGGATCAAATTGTTACGCTCGCTCAAGCGAATGGCACCCAAGTTATTCTTGTCAGTATGCAAATTCCACCCAACTACGGTCCTCGCTACACCCGCCAGTTTCGCGCAGTCTATGATGAGTTAACCGAGAAATATGAACTCATTCAGGTAGAAATCTTTTTGGAAACGGTCGCTACCGACCCAGAACTGATGCAGAACGATGGGATCCATCCTAAGGCCGAAGCACAGGGTGAATTACTTAATAACGTTTGGCCTGCCATCGAAACTGCGATGTTGTTATCCGAAGAAAACATAAAAGACTAA
- a CDS encoding FtsX-like permease family protein, which yields MNGWQWLRREWRGGRSGDLSILAVALAMSVAIVAGIGLFAERLERALDAQAATYLAGDLAVNSRKSLPDNLITVAQSSGLKTSQTVQFPTMAYPVSDDTNGILVSIKAVSSDYPLRGELVYKAGFEPPSTNYGLLASGTALVDQTYLDRAQLTVGDSIYVGELVVKVVGIIEREPDGGFSLFSLGPRVMISMVDVYSTMALRPGSRLSYAQQYAGDEDAISDFATWLESEVNEDDVSIRTLEQGQPQLARTLARAKQFLLLCGALGVAMAGVALALAGRRYSRYLLDAVAVKKTLGATPKRITRLLVEKLAALWFLSTAVGLLIALIVQAGISALISTWLETELPAPTLLGAWLGVLTSLISMVAFLGPPIYQLRAVPPLRVIRRELGGTGSLLSASVIGIAAFSLLLVLYTETPWVIVGLLGALLLGGGVAWLLAILLFSGRRRLVQASSPWRLAMSSLARHRWLTVGQIVAFALTLSLLASAVLVRSSLIGDWQASIPEDAPNHFFTNVAPYQVDNMNHTFDYENIDDSGLYAMVRGRIALINGEDAKVRAEQNGYRHISRELNLSYASELPRDNELVVGSWWEPDTDQLLVSVEESVATRMNLKLADTITFDIGGTQVKVMVANIRTLDWDDLRPAFFMLLSPPALEDFGASWMTSAYVPEDRTDFIPAFLREFATVTVIDVGYIIEQVRQVINQVSRAVELVLSLVAVSAILVLLATVRSSQDWRLRESAVLRALGASKKRLLGALLIEFGFLGFAAGILGAGMAEGAAAVIQTQQFDLPMAWHWPMWIILPIGSAIVVALFGLLTSKQVVQVAPNDILREVN from the coding sequence GTGAACGGTTGGCAATGGTTGCGCCGCGAGTGGCGCGGTGGTCGTTCGGGAGATTTGAGTATTTTGGCTGTCGCATTAGCGATGTCAGTGGCTATTGTGGCAGGTATTGGTTTGTTTGCCGAACGCCTCGAGCGAGCGCTTGATGCTCAGGCAGCCACGTATTTAGCCGGTGACCTTGCCGTGAACTCGCGTAAGTCACTTCCCGATAATTTGATTACTGTCGCGCAAAGTAGTGGATTGAAAACCTCGCAAACTGTTCAATTTCCCACCATGGCTTACCCAGTTAGCGATGACACGAATGGTATTTTGGTGTCGATCAAAGCGGTATCAAGTGACTACCCGCTGCGAGGCGAGTTGGTGTATAAAGCTGGTTTTGAACCGCCATCAACCAACTACGGCTTACTTGCTTCCGGCACTGCTTTAGTGGATCAGACCTATTTGGACCGCGCTCAGCTTACTGTGGGTGATTCAATTTACGTTGGCGAGCTAGTGGTGAAGGTTGTCGGAATTATTGAACGTGAGCCGGACGGTGGCTTCAGTTTGTTTTCACTTGGGCCACGGGTGATGATCTCAATGGTTGACGTGTATTCAACCATGGCGTTAAGGCCAGGCAGCCGATTGAGCTACGCGCAGCAGTACGCGGGTGATGAAGACGCCATCTCAGACTTCGCAACCTGGCTTGAGTCAGAAGTTAACGAGGATGATGTGTCTATTCGCACGCTTGAGCAAGGTCAGCCGCAATTAGCTCGAACTTTAGCGCGTGCGAAACAATTCTTGCTACTCTGCGGTGCTTTAGGTGTGGCGATGGCGGGCGTTGCCTTGGCGTTAGCGGGCAGGCGTTATAGCCGTTACCTACTCGATGCTGTGGCGGTCAAGAAAACGCTGGGAGCGACACCGAAGCGTATCACTCGCTTACTGGTGGAAAAGCTTGCTGCACTGTGGTTTCTTTCAACGGCGGTTGGACTACTTATAGCATTAATAGTACAAGCTGGTATCAGTGCGTTAATCAGTACCTGGCTAGAGACAGAGTTACCTGCGCCAACCTTGCTTGGCGCTTGGCTTGGTGTTTTGACTTCGCTCATTAGTATGGTTGCGTTTTTGGGACCGCCAATTTATCAGCTGCGAGCGGTACCTCCCTTACGGGTTATTCGCCGGGAACTGGGTGGCACAGGATCACTCTTAAGTGCCTCGGTAATTGGCATCGCTGCGTTTAGCTTGTTGTTAGTATTGTATACAGAAACCCCTTGGGTCATCGTAGGATTGTTAGGAGCTCTACTACTGGGAGGTGGCGTTGCCTGGCTGTTAGCCATCCTTCTATTTAGTGGTAGACGCAGGTTGGTTCAAGCGTCGTCGCCTTGGCGATTGGCAATGAGTTCACTCGCTCGACATCGTTGGCTGACGGTAGGGCAAATTGTTGCTTTCGCGCTAACGCTTTCGCTATTAGCCTCAGCGGTATTAGTAAGAAGCTCACTCATTGGCGACTGGCAGGCATCCATTCCAGAGGATGCGCCCAATCATTTCTTTACGAATGTCGCGCCGTATCAAGTCGATAATATGAATCACACATTTGACTACGAAAATATTGATGATTCAGGGCTTTATGCCATGGTTCGCGGGCGCATCGCACTGATTAATGGTGAAGATGCGAAAGTTCGTGCCGAGCAGAATGGCTATCGACATATTTCGCGCGAACTCAATTTGAGCTATGCGTCCGAGCTTCCAAGAGATAATGAGTTGGTAGTTGGTTCCTGGTGGGAACCTGATACAGATCAGTTACTTGTCTCGGTTGAAGAGTCTGTCGCCACACGGATGAACCTGAAGCTAGCGGACACCATTACCTTTGATATTGGCGGTACTCAAGTAAAAGTCATGGTGGCCAACATTCGAACGTTAGATTGGGATGATTTACGACCCGCTTTCTTCATGTTGTTATCACCACCGGCATTAGAGGATTTCGGGGCGAGTTGGATGACTAGTGCCTATGTTCCAGAGGACAGGACCGATTTCATTCCCGCATTTCTTCGTGAGTTTGCTACGGTAACGGTTATTGACGTGGGTTATATCATTGAGCAGGTCCGTCAGGTGATCAATCAAGTGAGTAGGGCGGTGGAGCTGGTATTAAGTTTGGTAGCAGTATCAGCTATCTTGGTACTGCTTGCTACCGTCCGCTCAAGCCAAGATTGGCGTCTTCGTGAGAGTGCGGTGCTTCGCGCTTTGGGTGCCTCTAAGAAACGCCTGCTAGGCGCACTTCTCATTGAGTTTGGCTTTCTAGGTTTCGCCGCGGGTATTCTAGGCGCCGGAATGGCCGAAGGTGCAGCGGCAGTGATTCAAACTCAACAGTTTGACTTGCCAATGGCCTGGCATTGGCCAATGTGGATTATTCTTCCCATAGGCTCAGCAATAGTCGTGGCGTTGTTTGGGCTATTAACCTCAAAGCAGGTAGTTCAAGTTGCGCCTAACGACATATTGCGCGAAGTTAATTAG
- a CDS encoding ATP-binding cassette domain-containing protein, whose amino-acid sequence MILQLENVSKVVPAADGELVLLDDLSFAIEKGETIAIVGRSGSGKSTLLGLMAGLDHASSGSINFAGQRLESLDEEALALLRAKHVGFVFQSFQLLQSLTALENVMLPLELAGGADAERQAKQWLEKVGLGHRIDHYPSKLSGGEQQRVAVARAFAAQPAVLFADEPTGSLDAATGEQVADLLFDLNREVGTTLVLVTHDHELADRCGRQIRIEAGQIVAEAAA is encoded by the coding sequence ATGATTCTACAACTTGAAAATGTTTCCAAGGTGGTCCCTGCGGCGGACGGCGAACTGGTGTTACTTGACGATCTTTCCTTCGCTATTGAAAAGGGTGAGACCATTGCCATTGTCGGTCGTTCGGGCTCCGGCAAGTCTACCTTATTGGGTCTAATGGCTGGCCTTGACCATGCATCATCAGGTTCCATCAATTTTGCGGGGCAGCGATTAGAAAGCCTTGATGAAGAGGCGCTTGCCCTGTTGCGAGCCAAGCATGTGGGGTTTGTCTTTCAGAGCTTTCAACTACTTCAAAGTTTGACGGCGTTGGAAAATGTTATGCTGCCACTCGAACTGGCTGGGGGCGCGGATGCTGAACGTCAGGCTAAGCAGTGGCTGGAAAAAGTGGGTCTGGGGCACCGCATAGACCATTACCCAAGTAAGCTCTCAGGTGGCGAGCAGCAGCGCGTTGCCGTAGCTCGAGCTTTCGCTGCTCAGCCAGCCGTATTGTTTGCTGACGAGCCCACGGGCTCGCTTGATGCGGCTACCGGCGAGCAAGTTGCCGATTTGCTCTTTGATTTGAACCGAGAAGTAGGAACAACATTAGTCTTAGTGACTCATGATCACGAACTGGCAGATCGCTGTGGACGTCAAATTCGAATTGAGGCAGGTCAAATTGTCGCGGAGGCAGCTGCGTGA
- a CDS encoding MaoC family dehydratase, with translation MTTLVNYTYDELEIGQSASYVRTVSEQDILLFAAVSGDTNPVHLDADYAATTQFGERIAHGMLTGALVSAALALNLPGPGSVYLGQNLKFRAPVLIGDTLTIELEVAEKNDRRKQVTINCKVLNQHGKRVATGEALAMPPTEKMQIEKPAEPKVTIG, from the coding sequence ATGACGACTTTAGTTAACTACACTTACGATGAACTTGAGATTGGCCAGTCGGCAAGTTATGTCCGAACGGTCTCAGAACAGGACATTCTCCTGTTTGCGGCAGTATCGGGAGACACCAACCCGGTTCACCTTGATGCCGATTATGCTGCCACCACCCAGTTCGGCGAGCGTATTGCTCATGGTATGCTGACAGGCGCGTTGGTCTCCGCAGCATTAGCGCTAAATCTCCCCGGCCCGGGCTCCGTTTACCTGGGGCAAAATTTAAAGTTTCGCGCCCCCGTGCTTATTGGCGATACGCTAACTATTGAGTTGGAAGTTGCCGAGAAGAACGATCGTCGTAAGCAAGTCACCATCAATTGCAAAGTACTTAATCAGCACGGTAAGCGGGTCGCAACAGGCGAGGCTTTGGCAATGCCGCCAACGGAAAAAATGCAGATTGAAAAGCCTGCAGAACCCAAAGTAACAATAGGATAA
- a CDS encoding sulfur transferase domain-containing protein — translation MRITSLILLTIIIVLQSCTNQSATSPKAAPMVDEPELGSILQVGSLSQVEDGIFAGGQPTASELEYLSRHGVKHVINLRPIEEQPFAEQSVVEGAGMNYHSIPVASANDVSVENAAQLAELLAEYGHEGVVVHCASGNRVGALVAITAAQAGASEDEAIQEGKKWGLTRLEAKTRQVIGAQ, via the coding sequence GTGCGCATAACTAGCTTAATACTTCTGACTATCATCATCGTGTTGCAGAGTTGTACTAATCAATCTGCCACGAGTCCAAAGGCCGCTCCCATGGTCGACGAGCCCGAGTTGGGCTCGATTCTGCAGGTTGGCAGCCTTAGTCAAGTTGAGGATGGAATCTTTGCTGGGGGGCAGCCAACCGCAAGTGAACTTGAGTATCTCTCTCGCCACGGTGTAAAGCACGTTATTAACCTTCGCCCAATCGAAGAGCAACCCTTTGCCGAGCAGTCAGTGGTGGAAGGAGCGGGGATGAACTATCACTCAATCCCCGTTGCCAGTGCCAATGACGTTAGTGTGGAAAATGCAGCGCAGCTCGCTGAGTTGTTGGCGGAGTATGGTCATGAGGGCGTTGTGGTTCATTGCGCTAGTGGTAATCGGGTAGGAGCGCTGGTAGCGATTACCGCAGCTCAAGCCGGTGCAAGCGAAGATGAGGCAATCCAAGAGGGCAAAAAATGGGGATTAACTCGCTTGGAAGCGAAGACGCGACAGGTCATCGGAGCGCAGTAG